One stretch of Rhizobium glycinendophyticum DNA includes these proteins:
- a CDS encoding VOC family protein, translating to MIPFHMAFAIDDKETARHFYGEIIGCKVGREADNWIDFDFFGHQISAHLNMDAKSTATSKVGTDLVPLHHFGAVLPWDAWNGLIERLRKVGYPFVMEPKVRFKDEPGEQGTFFLKDPAGNALEFKSFKNPEGIFEH from the coding sequence ATGATCCCTTTCCATATGGCGTTCGCCATCGACGACAAGGAAACCGCTCGTCATTTTTATGGCGAAATCATCGGCTGCAAGGTCGGCCGAGAAGCCGACAACTGGATCGACTTCGATTTCTTCGGCCACCAGATATCCGCCCATCTCAACATGGACGCCAAATCCACGGCGACCTCCAAGGTTGGAACGGATTTGGTTCCGTTGCATCACTTCGGCGCGGTTTTGCCCTGGGACGCCTGGAATGGCTTAATCGAACGGCTGCGCAAGGTAGGGTATCCCTTTGTCATGGAGCCCAAGGTGCGCTTCAAGGACGAACCTGGCGAACAGGGAACCTTCTTCCTGAAGGATCCTGCCGGCAATGCGCTGGAATTTAAGTCCTTCAAGAACCCCGAAGGCATCTTCGAACACTGA
- the gcvA gene encoding transcriptional regulator GcvA, with translation MRGRLLPSLNAIRTFEAVARHNSFTRAAEELNVTQSAASRLVRSLEEYLQVSLFTRQSRRIELTDQGRFYNALLRDALDLIEAGTVELISSKAGKGTLSIGMLPTFGTRWLLPRLPAFQEQHPEIALNIVSSDGELDFTKERIDVAIRFGHGNWTDAIVDPLMSEEIQVVCSPRLMNGEHPITSYESLRHHRLIRHSTRPHSWEHWFRSVGVHPEDLQWGPSLEHFFMIIQGAVAGLGVALLPTFLIEEDIRNGNLITPFTDRIAGPGAYYLVTSAAKSELPRVKIFRSWLLGQLA, from the coding sequence GTGCGTGGGCGCCTCTTGCCTTCACTCAATGCGATAAGAACCTTCGAAGCTGTCGCCAGGCACAACAGCTTTACGCGAGCTGCGGAAGAGCTGAATGTGACTCAAAGCGCGGCGAGCCGTCTGGTGCGAAGCCTTGAGGAATACCTGCAGGTGTCGCTGTTCACCCGCCAGAGCCGACGGATTGAGCTCACAGATCAGGGTCGATTTTACAACGCGCTGTTGCGTGACGCTCTCGATCTGATCGAGGCAGGCACGGTGGAGCTGATCTCATCCAAAGCGGGCAAAGGGACCTTGTCAATTGGCATGCTGCCGACATTCGGCACGCGATGGCTGCTACCGCGGCTGCCGGCATTTCAGGAGCAGCACCCGGAGATCGCGCTCAATATCGTTTCTAGCGACGGTGAACTTGATTTCACGAAAGAGCGGATCGATGTCGCCATCCGCTTCGGCCATGGAAATTGGACAGATGCAATTGTCGATCCATTGATGAGCGAGGAGATCCAGGTTGTCTGTAGCCCGCGGCTCATGAATGGCGAGCATCCCATCACAAGCTATGAGTCGTTGCGCCACCATCGGCTGATCCGCCACTCAACTCGACCACACAGCTGGGAACACTGGTTTCGCTCCGTCGGCGTGCATCCTGAGGATCTCCAATGGGGTCCTAGCCTCGAGCACTTTTTCATGATCATTCAGGGTGCTGTTGCTGGGCTTGGCGTCGCCTTGCTCCCGACATTCCTGATCGAGGAGGATATCCGCAACGGCAATCTGATCACGCCGTTTACCGATCGCATCGCTGGCCCAGGCGCCTACTACCTCGTCACGTCAGCGGCAAAGAGTGAACTCCCGCGGGTAAAGATCTTTCGAAGTTGGCTTCTCGGGCAGCTAGCGTGA